Proteins from a genomic interval of Sparus aurata chromosome 21, fSpaAur1.1, whole genome shotgun sequence:
- the LOC115572960 gene encoding tripartite motif-containing protein 16-like — protein MAEKGVQLEEEAISCSVCLDLLKHPVTIPCGHSYCKNCIKSHWDKEDEKKTHSCPQCRQSFTPRPVLVKNNMLAFLVEELKKTGLQAAPADLCYAGPEDVACDVCTGRKRKAHNSCLVCLASYCEKHLQPHHDVPPLKKHKLVEPSEKLQENICSRHDEVMKMFCRTDQQCICYLCPVDEHKGHDTVSVAVERTERQRELEGSRHNIQQRIQNREEDVKLLQQEVEAINGSADKAVEHSEKIFTQLIRLMEERRSDVKQQVRSQQETEVSRVKELQEKLEQEITELKRKDTELKKLSHTEDHTQFLHNYPSLSALSESTHSSSIKIRPLKFFEDVTAAVSELRDKLQDVLRETWTNISLTVTQVDVLLLNPQPEPETRAGFLRYPREITLDPNTAHTQLLLSEGNRKVKRISKKRSYSSHPDRFTDCHPQVLSRESLTGRCYWEVEWRGAGVEIAVAYKNISRAGRSDECVFGLNDKSWSLYCYNDGYNFYHNDAETPVSGPRSSRVGVYLDHSAGILSFYSVSETMTLLHRVQTTFTQPLYAGLHCNYIDTTAEFIKVK, from the coding sequence ATGGCGGAGAAAGGAGTTCAGCTGGAAGAGGAAGCAATTTCCTGTTccgtctgtttggatctacttaAGCatccggtgactattccctgtggacacagctactgcaagaactgtattaaatcCCACTGGGACaaagaggatgagaagaaaacccacagctgccctcagtgtaggcagagcttcacaccgaggcctgtcctggtgaaaaacaacatgttggCATTTttggtggaggagctgaagaagactggactccaagctgctcctgctgatctctgctatgctggacctgaagatgtggcctgtgatgtctgtaCTGGGAGGAAACGGAAAGCCCACAACTCCTGTCTGGTCTGTttggcctcttactgtgagaaacacctccaaCCACATCATGATGTACCtccattaaagaaacacaagctggtggagccgtcagagaagctccaggagaacatctgctctcgtcatgatgaggtgatgaagatgttctgccgtactgatcagcagtgtatctgttatctctgcccAGTGGatgaacataaaggccacgacacagtgtcagttGCAgtagagaggactgagaggcagagagagctggaggggagtcgacacaacatccagcagagaatccagaacagagaggaagatgtgaagctgcttcaacaggaggtggaggccatcaatggctctgctgataaagcagtggagcacagtgagaagatcttcacccagctgatccgtctcatggaggaaagacgctctgatgtgaagcagcaggtcagatcccagcaggaaactgaagtgagtcgagtcaaagagcttcaggagaagctggagcaggagatcactgagctgaagaggaaagacactgagctgaagaagctctcacacacagaggatcacacccagtttctacacaactacccctcactgtcagcactcagtgagtctacacactcatccagcatcaagatccgtcctctcaagttctttgaggatgtgacagcagctgtgtcagagctcagagacaaactacaggacgtcctgagagagacatggaccaacatctcactgacagtgactcaagtggatgttttactgttgaATCCACAACCAGAGCCCGAGACCAGAGCTGGCTTCTTAAGATACCcacgtgaaatcacactggatccaaacacagcacacacacagctgttattatctgaggggaacagaaaagtaaaaagaatCAGTAAAAAACGGTCTTATtctagtcacccagacagattcactgactGTCATcctcaggtcctgagtagagagagtctgactggacgttgttactgggaggtggagtggagaggagcaggggTTGAaatagcagtcgcatacaagaatatcagcagagcagggagatctgatgaatgtgtgtttggactaaatgacaaatcttggtcaTTATATTGTTACAATGACGGTTATAACTTTTATCACAACGATGCCgaaactcccgtctcaggtcctcggtcctccagagttggagtgtacctggatcacagtgcaggtattctgtccttctacagcgtctctgaaaccatgactctcctccacagagtccagaccacattcactcagcctctctatgctggacttcATTGTAATTACATTGACACCACTGCTGAGTTCATTAAAGTCAAATAG
- the LOC115572956 gene encoding tripartite motif-containing protein 16-like isoform X1 has product MNSGVLPNITQSARSSTSASQKISTKKTERPEKLYGQRLNKQGRQVLRLCSEAPMPSSMDRESHHDQSNMGFLILQAKTHSKIEDITFWSKQWGDKVYFCRGTSRSAGVAILLKKFKGEQHSNTARGEMAQKGVQLEREAISCSVCLDLLKDPVTIPCGHNYCMNCIKSHWDKEDEKKVHSCPQCSQSFTPRPVLVKNTMLAFLVEELKKTGLQAAPADHCYAGPEDVACDVCTGRKRKAQNSCLVCLTSYCEKHLQPHHDVPPLKKHKLVEPYKKLQENICSRHDEVMKIFCRTDQQSICYLCSVDEHKGHDTVSAAGERTERQRELEGSRHNIQQRIQDREEDVKLLQQEVEAINGSADKAVEHSEKIFTQLIRLMEKRRSDVKQQVRSQQETEVSRVRELQEKLEQEITELKKLSHTEDHNQFLHNYPSLSALSESPHPSSIKIRPLNYFEDVTAAVSELRDKLQDVLRETRTNVSLTVTQVDVLLSNPEPEPETRAGFLRYSREITLDLNTAHTQLLLSEGNRKVKRISKKQSYSSHPDRFTDCHQVLSRESLTGRCYWEVEWRGRGVYVAVAYRNISRAGEECVFGLNDKSWSLYCDNNSYYSYHNDVETPVSGPRSSRVGVYLDHSAGILSFYSVSETMTLLHRVQTTFTQPLYAGVHVYSKTTAEFSKVK; this is encoded by the exons ATGAACTCTGGCGTACTACCGAACATCACTCAGTCTGCAAGGAGCTCTACATCTGCCTCACAGAAGATCTCAacaaagaagacagagaggCCCGAAAAGCTGTATGGCCAAAGATTGAACAAGCAAGGAAGGCAGGTCTTAAGACTATGTTCCGAGGCCCCCATGCCTTCATCAATGGACAGAGAGTCACACCATGATCAAAGTAACATGGGATTTCTAATCCTACAAGCAA aaacgCATTCCAAGATAGAAGACATCACTTTCTGGTCTAAACAATGGGGAGACAAAGTTTATTTCTGCCGTGGTACTTCAAGATCAGCAGGGGTCGCCATCCTACTGAAAAAATTCAAAG GAGAGCAACACTCAAACACAGCCAGAGGTGAAATGGCGCAGAAAGGAGTTCAGCTGGAACGGGAAGCGATTTCCTGTTccgtctgtttggatctactgaaggatccggtgactattccctgtggacacaacTACTGCATGAACTGTATTAAATCCCACTGGGACaaagaggatgagaagaaagtccacagctgccctcagtgtagtcagagcttcacaccgaggcctgtcctggtgaaaaacaccatgttggCATTTttggtggaggagctgaagaagactggactccaagctgctcctgctgatcactgctatgctggacctgaagatgtggcctgtgatgtctgcactggaaGGAAACGGAAAGCCCAAAACTCCTGTCTGGTCTGTTTGacctcttactgtgagaaacacctccagccaCATCATGATGTACCtccattaaagaaacacaagctggtggagccctacaagaagctccaggagaacatctgctctcgtcatgatgaggtgatgaagattttctgccgtactgatcagcagtctatctgttatctctgctctgtggacgaacataaaggccacgacacagtgtcagctgcaggagagaggactgagaggcagagagagctggaggggagtcgacacaacatccagcagagaatccaggacagagaggaagatgtgaagctgcttcaacaggaggtggaggccatcaatggctctgctgataaagcagtggagcacagtgagaagatcttcacccagctgatccgtctcatggagaaaagacgctctgatgtgaagcagcaggtcagatcccagcaggaaactgaagtgagtcgagtcagagagcttcaggagaagctggagcaggagatcactgagctgaagaagctctcacacacagaggatcacaaccagtttctacacaactacccctcactgtcagcactcagtgagtctccACAcccatccagcatcaagatccgtcctctcaactactttgaggatgtgacagcagctgtgtcagagctcagagacaaactacaggacgtcctgagagagacacggacaaacgtctcactgacagtgactcaagtggatgttttactgtcaaacccagaaccagagcccgagaccagagctggattcttaagatattcacgtgaaatcacactggatctaaatacagcacacacacagctgttattatctgaggggaacagaaaagtaaaaagaatCAGTAAAaaacagtcttattctagtcacccagacagattcactgactgtcatcaggtcctgagtagagagagtctgactggacgttgttactgggaggtggagtggagaggaagaggagtttatgtagcagtcgcatacaggaatatcagcagagcaggggaggaatgtgtgtttggactaaatgacaaatcttggtcaTTATATTGTGACAATAACAGTTATTACTCTTATCACAATGATGTTgaaactcccgtctcaggtcctcggtcctccagagttggagtgtacctggatcacagtgcaggtattctgtccttctacagcgtctctgaaaccatgactctcctccacagagtccagaccacattcactcagcctctctatgctggagttCATGTTTATTCTAAAACCACTGCTGAGTTCAGTAAAGTCAAATAG
- the LOC115572956 gene encoding tripartite motif-containing protein 16-like isoform X2, whose translation MAQKGVQLEREAISCSVCLDLLKDPVTIPCGHNYCMNCIKSHWDKEDEKKVHSCPQCSQSFTPRPVLVKNTMLAFLVEELKKTGLQAAPADHCYAGPEDVACDVCTGRKRKAQNSCLVCLTSYCEKHLQPHHDVPPLKKHKLVEPYKKLQENICSRHDEVMKIFCRTDQQSICYLCSVDEHKGHDTVSAAGERTERQRELEGSRHNIQQRIQDREEDVKLLQQEVEAINGSADKAVEHSEKIFTQLIRLMEKRRSDVKQQVRSQQETEVSRVRELQEKLEQEITELKKLSHTEDHNQFLHNYPSLSALSESPHPSSIKIRPLNYFEDVTAAVSELRDKLQDVLRETRTNVSLTVTQVDVLLSNPEPEPETRAGFLRYSREITLDLNTAHTQLLLSEGNRKVKRISKKQSYSSHPDRFTDCHQVLSRESLTGRCYWEVEWRGRGVYVAVAYRNISRAGEECVFGLNDKSWSLYCDNNSYYSYHNDVETPVSGPRSSRVGVYLDHSAGILSFYSVSETMTLLHRVQTTFTQPLYAGVHVYSKTTAEFSKVK comes from the coding sequence ATGGCGCAGAAAGGAGTTCAGCTGGAACGGGAAGCGATTTCCTGTTccgtctgtttggatctactgaaggatccggtgactattccctgtggacacaacTACTGCATGAACTGTATTAAATCCCACTGGGACaaagaggatgagaagaaagtccacagctgccctcagtgtagtcagagcttcacaccgaggcctgtcctggtgaaaaacaccatgttggCATTTttggtggaggagctgaagaagactggactccaagctgctcctgctgatcactgctatgctggacctgaagatgtggcctgtgatgtctgcactggaaGGAAACGGAAAGCCCAAAACTCCTGTCTGGTCTGTTTGacctcttactgtgagaaacacctccagccaCATCATGATGTACCtccattaaagaaacacaagctggtggagccctacaagaagctccaggagaacatctgctctcgtcatgatgaggtgatgaagattttctgccgtactgatcagcagtctatctgttatctctgctctgtggacgaacataaaggccacgacacagtgtcagctgcaggagagaggactgagaggcagagagagctggaggggagtcgacacaacatccagcagagaatccaggacagagaggaagatgtgaagctgcttcaacaggaggtggaggccatcaatggctctgctgataaagcagtggagcacagtgagaagatcttcacccagctgatccgtctcatggagaaaagacgctctgatgtgaagcagcaggtcagatcccagcaggaaactgaagtgagtcgagtcagagagcttcaggagaagctggagcaggagatcactgagctgaagaagctctcacacacagaggatcacaaccagtttctacacaactacccctcactgtcagcactcagtgagtctccACAcccatccagcatcaagatccgtcctctcaactactttgaggatgtgacagcagctgtgtcagagctcagagacaaactacaggacgtcctgagagagacacggacaaacgtctcactgacagtgactcaagtggatgttttactgtcaaacccagaaccagagcccgagaccagagctggattcttaagatattcacgtgaaatcacactggatctaaatacagcacacacacagctgttattatctgaggggaacagaaaagtaaaaagaatCAGTAAAaaacagtcttattctagtcacccagacagattcactgactgtcatcaggtcctgagtagagagagtctgactggacgttgttactgggaggtggagtggagaggaagaggagtttatgtagcagtcgcatacaggaatatcagcagagcaggggaggaatgtgtgtttggactaaatgacaaatcttggtcaTTATATTGTGACAATAACAGTTATTACTCTTATCACAATGATGTTgaaactcccgtctcaggtcctcggtcctccagagttggagtgtacctggatcacagtgcaggtattctgtccttctacagcgtctctgaaaccatgactctcctccacagagtccagaccacattcactcagcctctctatgctggagttCATGTTTATTCTAAAACCACTGCTGAGTTCAGTAAAGTCAAATAG